In Saccharicrinis fermentans DSM 9555 = JCM 21142, a genomic segment contains:
- a CDS encoding ComEA family DNA-binding protein: MKQKLLTFILLLFIINLHAQTPRDPSQVIEEILESISEKDINLNDQSQLFDELIELYERPININTMKTSDLEKLIFLSDLQIQRIKDYVQKMGPVHSKFQLQAIPGLTRTDIERLMMFVKMEPQYTIQTPYRYINGQLILRNQFDVEKARGYTIDTTATHYEGNRHHSYAKMQLQYGDHWSAGAVLDKDPGESLFPMDFISAYAMRKSDQLIKTLIIGDYHANFGQGLALWTGTSMGKTSEALGVRKRSNGFNKYASSNEYAFFRGVATTLAYKNMELSLFGSHKNRDADIKINEDSSLHIVESMPTTGYHRTPNEINKKNKLGQSTFGANLEYQYKKFSLSMGGFSQRYDADSIAVKQLYQLTAHEKTETSHYWVSYHYAFNKALSFGELAMDDNGDIALTNGLLLRPVDNVSLALSYRYFSNKYYSPWTNAISENSLPAGESGFYMGIKALPLSKTQLLAYVDIFKTNCPKYNIDGPFNGYDVSFQADYEFSQHFKLYVRYREKEKSKNSTSQDLPDYTTTTSNTRKIRLHTDFEVDANWTLQMRIEKSFYKETNEGSSEGILAYSGIKYTQNKMSCWLRYSVFDTDNYNTRLYAYENDLLYNFYTPAFQGEGSRFYGMVSYQLAKKIKLWIKAGRTRYYDRDEIGSGLQTIPGQSRTNIRMQIQIKL, encoded by the coding sequence ATGAAACAAAAACTCCTCACATTCATTTTGTTACTCTTCATTATTAATTTACATGCCCAAACGCCACGAGATCCAAGCCAGGTGATTGAAGAAATATTGGAATCGATCAGCGAAAAGGACATCAACCTGAACGATCAGTCGCAGCTATTTGATGAGCTCATAGAGCTCTACGAGAGACCTATCAACATCAACACCATGAAAACATCTGATTTGGAGAAACTCATATTTCTCTCAGATCTACAAATTCAGCGCATCAAAGACTATGTGCAAAAGATGGGGCCTGTACACTCAAAATTTCAATTGCAAGCCATTCCTGGCCTCACCAGAACCGACATAGAAAGATTAATGATGTTTGTGAAAATGGAGCCGCAATACACCATACAAACACCTTATAGATATATCAATGGACAGCTCATCCTGCGAAACCAATTCGATGTGGAAAAAGCAAGAGGATACACAATAGACACCACAGCAACTCACTATGAAGGCAACAGACATCACAGCTATGCAAAAATGCAACTTCAGTACGGCGATCACTGGTCAGCCGGGGCTGTATTGGATAAGGATCCGGGAGAAAGCTTATTCCCGATGGATTTTATCTCGGCTTATGCCATGCGTAAAAGCGACCAACTCATAAAGACTCTGATTATTGGCGATTACCATGCAAACTTTGGTCAAGGTCTGGCTTTATGGACCGGCACAAGCATGGGAAAAACAAGCGAAGCACTCGGTGTACGCAAAAGGAGTAACGGCTTCAACAAATACGCCTCATCCAATGAATATGCCTTTTTTAGAGGAGTGGCCACCACCCTCGCCTACAAGAACATGGAACTTTCGTTGTTTGGTTCTCACAAAAACAGAGATGCAGATATAAAAATAAACGAAGACTCCTCCCTACATATTGTTGAATCCATGCCCACAACAGGTTATCATCGTACACCAAACGAAATCAACAAAAAAAACAAACTAGGCCAATCCACCTTTGGCGCAAATTTAGAATACCAATACAAAAAGTTCTCCTTATCCATGGGTGGCTTCTCTCAACGCTATGATGCGGACTCTATTGCTGTAAAGCAACTATATCAACTTACGGCACATGAAAAAACAGAAACTTCACACTATTGGGTAAGCTATCACTACGCCTTTAACAAAGCACTCTCCTTTGGCGAACTAGCCATGGATGACAATGGAGACATAGCCCTTACAAACGGTTTACTACTCCGACCGGTCGATAATGTTTCTCTGGCATTATCATATCGATATTTCTCCAATAAATATTATTCACCATGGACAAATGCTATATCCGAAAACTCCCTTCCTGCCGGAGAATCGGGTTTTTACATGGGCATAAAAGCACTGCCCTTGTCCAAAACACAACTATTGGCCTATGTGGACATATTCAAAACCAATTGCCCAAAATATAATATAGATGGACCTTTCAACGGATATGACGTTTCCTTTCAAGCGGATTATGAATTTAGCCAACACTTTAAACTATACGTACGTTACCGCGAAAAAGAAAAATCAAAAAATAGTACAAGCCAAGACTTACCAGACTACACAACCACAACCAGCAACACGAGAAAAATAAGGTTACACACAGACTTTGAAGTAGATGCCAATTGGACTTTACAAATGCGTATAGAAAAATCTTTTTACAAGGAAACAAATGAGGGTAGCTCAGAAGGCATTCTAGCATATAGTGGTATCAAATACACACAAAACAAGATGTCCTGCTGGCTACGTTACAGCGTATTCGACACAGACAATTACAACACCCGTTTGTATGCCTATGAAAACGACCTGCTTTACAACTTCTACACGCCGGCATTTCAAGGAGAAGGATCCAGGTTTTACGGCATGGTAAGCTATCAGCTGGCCAAGAAGATTAAATTATGGATAAAAGCCGGGCGAACCCGTTACTACGACCGAGATGAAATTGGTTCTGGTCTGCAAACCATACCTGGTCAATCACGCACTAACATCCGCATGCAAATCCAGATAAAGCTTTAA
- the tatC gene encoding twin-arginine translocase subunit TatC → MAESGNEEMTFLQHLEELRWHLVRSFASIVVVAILAFLYKDILFDVIIFGPSNPGFFTNHLLAQIADKFNMPALRINQETIKFQNILMAGQFTMHLKVSFIAGIVVAFPYIFWEFWRFIKPALYQQEIKHSRGAIFFASILFSVGILFAYYIICPLSVHFLATYHVSDKVENILNLGSYISTITSIVLAGGLIFELPILIYFLAKIGIVSAETLKKYRRHSIVVSLLLAAIITPPDMISQVLVCVPLIFLYEGGILIAKNVERKRTKEEAERS, encoded by the coding sequence ATGGCAGAATCAGGAAATGAAGAAATGACTTTTTTGCAACACTTGGAGGAGCTAAGATGGCATCTGGTTAGGTCCTTTGCATCTATTGTAGTGGTGGCGATACTGGCATTTCTCTATAAGGATATATTGTTTGATGTGATCATATTCGGTCCCAGCAATCCGGGCTTCTTCACCAATCACCTATTGGCACAGATAGCCGACAAATTCAATATGCCTGCACTGAGAATCAATCAGGAAACCATTAAGTTTCAGAATATTTTAATGGCAGGACAATTTACCATGCACCTAAAAGTATCCTTTATAGCAGGTATCGTTGTTGCCTTCCCTTATATATTTTGGGAATTTTGGCGTTTTATAAAACCCGCTTTGTATCAACAAGAAATCAAACACTCCAGGGGTGCCATTTTTTTTGCTTCCATTCTATTTTCCGTTGGCATACTATTCGCCTATTATATTATATGTCCCCTATCGGTTCATTTTTTGGCCACTTACCATGTGAGCGATAAGGTAGAAAACATACTGAACCTCGGCTCATACATTTCTACCATAACCTCAATTGTACTAGCGGGCGGACTCATATTTGAATTACCTATATTAATATATTTCTTGGCTAAAATCGGCATAGTATCTGCTGAAACATTAAAAAAATACAGACGTCACTCTATTGTTGTGAGTCTTTTGCTAGCAGCCATTATAACTCCTCCTGATATGATTAGTCAGGTATTGGTATGCGTACCTTTGATATTTTTATACGAAGGCGGCATATTAATTGCTAAGAATGTTGAACGCAAAAGAACGAAAGAAGAAGCTGAGCGAAGTTAA
- the recQ gene encoding DNA helicase RecQ — MGKKVDLGVHLKKHFGFDTFKGNQEEVIENVLKGNDTFVLMPTGGGKSLCYQLPALILPGTAIIISPLIALMKNQVDAIRNISEDDGIAHFLNSSLTKAAVTKVKEDMMSGKTKLLYVAPESLTKDENIEFLKQVEISFYAVDEAHCISEWGHDFRPEYRRIRPIIEEIGSKPLIALTATATPKVQSDIQKSLGMVGSMVFKSSFNRPNLYYEVRSKKHATKQIIKILKENVGKSAIIYCLSRKKVEELAETLVVNGIKARAYHAGMDATKRAGNQDAFLMEETDVIVATIAFGMGIDKPDVRLVIHYDIPKSLEGYYQETGRAGRDGGEGKCITFYSYKDIQKLEKFMQGKPIAEQEIGKQLLFETVSYAESSICRRKILLHYFGEKYNEENCDTCDNCCHPKEQSEGKDNVLTMLRAVLELKERFKAEYMVAFLTGEANSAIKSYKHHEHEMFGVGKDKDGKYWKAVVRQLLVAGLLVKEIENYGILKVSEEGKEFINKPRSFMITQEHDFDTEDVEESSGGGTAAVDPQLFSMLKDLRKKISKKKNLPPFVIFQDPSLEAMAIHYPISLEEMMNIPGVGSGKAHRFGKDFVELIKKHVEENEIERPIDMVVKSVANKSKNKIAVIQSIDRMIPLDDIAESRGLDMNELISEIESIVYSGTRVNIDYYIDQVMDEDRRDDIFYYFKEDAETDDIASALEELGEDEYSEENIRLVRVKFLSEVGN, encoded by the coding sequence ATGGGAAAAAAGGTCGATCTTGGCGTCCATTTAAAGAAGCATTTTGGTTTTGATACCTTTAAAGGAAACCAGGAAGAGGTTATAGAGAATGTTCTAAAAGGGAATGATACGTTTGTTTTAATGCCAACAGGAGGAGGTAAATCGTTGTGTTATCAACTTCCTGCTTTAATATTACCCGGTACGGCAATAATTATTTCTCCCCTAATTGCTTTAATGAAGAATCAGGTAGATGCTATCCGAAATATTAGTGAGGATGATGGTATTGCGCATTTTCTTAATTCTTCTCTTACCAAGGCAGCTGTTACCAAGGTAAAAGAGGATATGATGTCCGGGAAAACCAAACTGCTTTACGTGGCACCTGAGTCGCTTACTAAAGACGAAAATATTGAGTTTCTGAAACAGGTGGAAATTTCGTTTTATGCGGTTGATGAGGCGCACTGTATTTCGGAATGGGGACATGACTTTAGACCTGAGTACCGTAGAATAAGACCTATCATTGAAGAGATTGGAAGTAAGCCTTTAATTGCATTAACAGCTACTGCTACTCCCAAAGTGCAAAGTGATATCCAAAAAAGTTTGGGAATGGTGGGTTCTATGGTGTTTAAATCATCATTTAATCGTCCTAATCTTTATTATGAGGTTCGCTCTAAAAAACACGCTACAAAGCAAATTATAAAAATATTAAAAGAGAACGTAGGTAAGTCTGCCATCATATATTGTTTAAGCCGTAAGAAAGTGGAAGAACTGGCCGAAACGTTGGTAGTTAATGGCATTAAGGCCAGGGCTTATCATGCGGGTATGGATGCTACTAAGCGTGCCGGTAATCAGGATGCTTTTCTGATGGAAGAAACGGATGTGATTGTGGCTACCATTGCTTTTGGTATGGGTATAGATAAACCGGATGTGAGATTGGTGATTCACTATGATATCCCTAAGAGTTTAGAGGGGTATTATCAGGAGACTGGTCGTGCCGGTAGAGATGGTGGGGAAGGAAAATGTATTACTTTTTATAGCTACAAAGATATTCAAAAGCTGGAGAAGTTTATGCAAGGCAAACCCATCGCAGAACAGGAAATTGGTAAGCAGCTTTTATTCGAAACCGTTTCGTATGCAGAGTCTTCTATTTGTCGACGTAAGATCTTACTTCACTATTTTGGAGAGAAGTATAACGAAGAGAATTGTGATACTTGTGACAATTGCTGTCACCCCAAAGAGCAAAGTGAAGGAAAAGACAATGTGCTAACCATGTTAAGAGCAGTTCTTGAGCTGAAAGAGCGCTTTAAAGCTGAATATATGGTGGCCTTTCTAACGGGGGAAGCTAATTCTGCTATTAAGTCGTACAAACATCATGAGCATGAGATGTTTGGTGTAGGAAAGGATAAGGACGGTAAATATTGGAAGGCAGTTGTGCGTCAGCTATTGGTAGCTGGCCTCCTGGTTAAAGAAATTGAGAATTATGGTATCTTAAAGGTGAGTGAGGAGGGGAAAGAATTTATCAATAAGCCTCGGTCATTTATGATCACCCAAGAGCATGACTTTGATACCGAAGATGTGGAAGAGAGTAGTGGAGGAGGAACTGCTGCCGTAGATCCACAGCTCTTTAGTATGCTGAAAGATTTGAGAAAAAAAATCTCTAAAAAGAAAAATTTACCTCCGTTTGTTATTTTTCAGGATCCTTCATTAGAAGCAATGGCCATTCATTATCCTATCTCCTTAGAAGAGATGATGAATATTCCGGGGGTAGGTTCGGGTAAAGCGCATCGTTTCGGGAAAGATTTTGTGGAGCTGATTAAAAAGCATGTGGAGGAAAATGAAATTGAGCGTCCTATTGATATGGTCGTAAAATCAGTGGCTAATAAGTCGAAAAATAAAATCGCCGTTATTCAAAGTATTGACCGTATGATTCCCTTAGACGATATTGCTGAATCACGTGGTCTGGATATGAACGAGTTAATTTCTGAAATAGAGTCCATCGTGTATTCAGGAACGCGTGTGAATATCGATTATTATATCGATCAGGTGATGGATGAGGATCGTAGGGATGATATCTTCTATTATTTTAAGGAGGATGCTGAAACTGATGATATAGCTAGTGCTCTTGAAGAACTGGGTGAGGATGAGTATTCTGAAGAGAATATACGCTTAGTGAGGGTGAAATTTTTGTCGGAAGTGGGTAATTAA
- the lptB gene encoding LPS export ABC transporter ATP-binding protein: protein MAEENLVLHTDKLVKRYKNRTVVKGVSVRVEQGEIVGLLGPNGAGKTTTFYMTVGLVTPNEGDIYLNDTVITKEPVYKRAQRGIGYLAQEASVFRKMSIEDNIKAVLEMTKFSKQYQKERLEELLNEFGLGHIRKSLGIQLSGGERRRCEIARALAINPKFILLDEPFAGVDPIAVQDIQEIVAKLKYKNIGILITDHNVHETLSITDRAYLLFEGNILKAGTAEELAEDPEVRRLYLGNDFELKRRTFNVGN from the coding sequence ATGGCAGAAGAAAATTTGGTATTACATACCGACAAGCTGGTAAAAAGATATAAAAACAGAACCGTTGTTAAAGGTGTTTCTGTACGAGTAGAGCAAGGCGAAATTGTTGGATTATTAGGTCCTAACGGAGCAGGCAAGACCACCACCTTTTATATGACTGTTGGTCTGGTAACGCCCAACGAAGGTGACATATACCTGAACGACACAGTAATCACCAAGGAACCCGTTTACAAGAGGGCACAACGTGGCATCGGCTATTTGGCACAGGAAGCATCGGTATTTCGAAAGATGAGCATTGAAGACAACATCAAAGCAGTACTGGAGATGACCAAATTTTCGAAACAATACCAAAAAGAACGATTAGAAGAATTATTAAACGAATTTGGTCTTGGACACATTCGCAAGAGTCTGGGCATTCAATTATCGGGTGGTGAGAGGCGTCGGTGTGAGATCGCTCGAGCACTGGCCATCAACCCCAAGTTTATTTTGCTAGATGAACCATTTGCGGGCGTTGACCCTATCGCAGTTCAAGACATCCAGGAAATTGTTGCCAAGCTAAAATACAAAAACATTGGCATTTTAATCACCGATCACAATGTACATGAAACACTTTCGATCACAGATAGAGCCTACTTACTTTTTGAAGGCAATATATTAAAGGCTGGAACTGCCGAAGAATTAGCAGAAGATCCGGAGGTTCGCAGGCTATATCTGGGCAACGACTTTGAGTTAAAGCGCAGAACATTCAATGTAGGCAATTGA
- the tig gene encoding trigger factor, with the protein MNISKENIDDLNAVLKLTVEKDDYESRVDEVLKDYRKKANMPGFRPGKVPFGMIKKMYGKHVLAEQVNKIVSDEISKYLFESKLNILGEPLPSETQETIDFETQENFQFNFDVAIAPAFEIKLSKREKLPYYTIEVTDEMLDQQVKQATSRFGTSESAEEATEESMIKGDLVQLDQEAKVLEGGITAEDTVISAVSIKDEETKAKLIGAKAGEVIIISPKKAFEDASQISYMLKVSAEEAEQIDGDFQFTVKEITNYVEAELNQELFDQVLGKDVATNEEEFVAKIKEDLEKTLAFESEYKFSVDAKEKLMKKVKIDLPEAFLKRWILTINHDKEEITPESLEKDMPKYLDDLRWQLIKNEILKVNEIKIEEADVLEVAKKSAKMQFMQYGLSNIPEEHLENYAKDIMNQEEQRRNMSETAAQDKVLAFIKESVKIEEKTVNREEFNKLFENN; encoded by the coding sequence ATGAACATCTCAAAAGAAAACATTGATGATTTAAATGCAGTACTAAAGCTTACTGTAGAGAAAGACGATTACGAGAGCCGCGTTGACGAGGTACTAAAAGATTATCGTAAAAAAGCCAACATGCCTGGTTTCCGCCCTGGAAAAGTTCCTTTTGGCATGATTAAAAAGATGTACGGTAAACATGTGTTGGCCGAACAAGTGAACAAAATTGTTTCTGACGAAATTTCAAAATATCTATTTGAGAGCAAATTGAATATTTTGGGAGAACCACTTCCTAGTGAAACACAGGAAACCATTGATTTTGAAACACAAGAAAACTTTCAATTTAACTTTGATGTGGCCATCGCACCAGCATTCGAAATTAAATTATCCAAAAGAGAAAAGCTTCCATACTATACCATCGAGGTTACAGATGAGATGCTTGATCAGCAAGTAAAACAAGCGACCAGTCGTTTTGGCACATCCGAAAGTGCTGAAGAGGCCACTGAAGAGTCTATGATCAAGGGCGATTTAGTACAGTTAGATCAGGAAGCCAAGGTTTTAGAAGGTGGTATCACTGCAGAAGACACGGTGATTTCAGCTGTCTCCATAAAAGACGAAGAAACAAAAGCCAAATTAATTGGAGCCAAGGCAGGTGAAGTAATTATTATTTCGCCTAAAAAAGCCTTCGAAGATGCATCGCAAATTTCATATATGTTAAAGGTCTCTGCTGAAGAAGCCGAACAAATAGATGGTGATTTCCAATTTACAGTAAAAGAAATCACAAATTATGTGGAAGCTGAATTAAACCAGGAATTATTCGATCAAGTATTAGGCAAAGACGTAGCTACCAACGAAGAAGAATTTGTAGCTAAAATAAAAGAAGATCTTGAAAAAACTTTGGCCTTTGAAAGCGAGTACAAATTCTCTGTAGATGCCAAAGAAAAGTTGATGAAGAAAGTAAAAATAGATTTACCTGAAGCTTTTCTGAAACGTTGGATCTTAACAATCAATCACGACAAAGAAGAGATCACTCCTGAATCACTTGAAAAAGACATGCCTAAATATTTAGATGATTTAAGATGGCAGTTGATCAAGAATGAGATTCTGAAAGTGAACGAAATAAAAATAGAAGAAGCAGATGTATTGGAAGTGGCCAAAAAATCTGCAAAAATGCAGTTCATGCAATACGGCTTATCAAATATTCCGGAAGAGCACCTGGAGAATTATGCAAAAGACATCATGAACCAGGAAGAACAACGTAGAAATATGTCAGAGACAGCTGCGCAAGATAAGGTTTTAGCCTTCATTAAAGAGTCGGTTAAAATTGAAGAGAAAACAGTAAACCGGGAAGAATTCAACAAGCTTTTCGAAAATAACTAA